A region from the Salvelinus sp. IW2-2015 linkage group LG19, ASM291031v2, whole genome shotgun sequence genome encodes:
- the LOC111979523 gene encoding mitochondrial adenyl nucleotide antiporter SLC25A24, with protein sequence MYHVIKGLVLTESRCWDPDSERSYQDLFDKLDTNKDGKVDVAELRAGLTAMGISFRKGAAQTIVSSGDKNKDGGLDFNEFNKYLKEHEKKLRLTFKSLDKNNDGHIDASEIKQSLEELGMDITKEEAQTILQSMDIDGTMMVDWNEWRDHFLFNPAHNLNEIIRYWKHSSVLDIGESIAIPDEFTEEEKTSGGWWKQLAAGAMAGAVSRTGTAPLDRVKVFMQVHSSMSNRITLLGGFKQMIKEGGVASLWRGNGVNVLKIAPETAIKFMAYEQYKKLLTPEGGKVQTHQRFMAGSLAGATAQSSIYPMEVMKTRLTLGKTGQYNGMFDCAKKILRKEGIKAFYKGYTPNMIGIIPYAGIDLAVYESLKNAWLSRYAKDTANPGILVLLGCGTISSTCGQLASYPLALLRTRMQAQATLEASDKSTMTGLIKGIMANEGFFGLYRGILPNFMKVIPAVSISYVVYEYMKTGLGISK encoded by the exons ATGTATCATGTTATAAAAGGACTTGTTCTAACAGAATCCCGATGCTGGGATCCCGATAGTGAAAGGTCATACCAAGACCTATTCGATAAACTGGACACCAACAAGGATGGGAAGGTCGATGTTGCCGAATTGAGAGCGGGCCTAACCGCAATGGGCATATCATTCCGCAAAGGTGCAGCGcag ACAATTGTATCGTCTGGTGACAAAAACAAAGATGGAGGGCTTGACTTCAATGAGTTCAACAAATATCTGAAAGAACACGAGAAGAAACTGCGCCTGACGTTCAAGAGCTTGGACAAAAACAACGATG GGCACATCGATGCCTCTGAGATCAAGCAGTCCCTTGAAGAGCTGGGCATGGACATAACCAAGGAAGAGGCCCAGACGATCCTACAAAG CATGGACATCGATGGCACCATGATGGTGGACTGGAACGAGTGGAGGGATCACTTCCTGTTCAATCCTGCCCATAACCTGAATGAAATCATACGCTACTGGAAACACTCCTCG GTGCTGGACATAGGTGAGAGCATTGCCATCCCTGATGAgttcacagaggaggagaagacctCGGGTGGCTGGTGGAAACAGCTTGCTGCCGGGGCGATGGCTGGGGCAGTCTCTCGCACAGGCACCGCCCCATTGGACAGGGTGAAAGTCTTCATGCAG GTCCACTCCTCCATGTCCAACCGGATCACCCTGTTGGGAGGATTCAAGCAGATGATTAAGGAAGGGGGCGTGGCCTCATTATGGCGAGGGAACGGGGTCAACGTGCTAAAAATAGCCCCTGAGACTGCTATCAAATTCATGGCCTACGAACAG TATAAGAAGCTGCTGACACCAGAGGGAGGGAAGGTCCAGACCCACCAGAGGTTCATGGCTGGCTCTCTGGCAGGAGCCACCGCCCAGTCATCCATCTACCCCATGGAG GTCATGAAGACCAGACTGACTCTGGGGAAAACTGGCCAGTATAATGGAATGTTTGACTGTGCCAAGAAGATTCTGAGGAAAGAGGGCATCAAAGCCTTCTATAAAGGCTACACTCCCAACATGATAGGCATCATTCCCTATGCTGGCATCGACCTTGCTGTTTACGAG AGCCTGAAGAATGCATGGCTGTCCCGCTATGCCAAAGACACAGCCAACCCTGGCATCTTGGTGCTGTTGGGCTGTGGCACCATCTCCAGCACCTGTGGCCAGCTGGCCAGCTACCCCCTCGCCCTGCTTCGCACACGCATGCAGGCACAAG CAACTCTGGAAGCGTCGGACAAGTCCACCATGACTGGACTGATAAAGGGGATCATGGCTAACGAGGGTTTCTTTGGACTGTACCGGGGTATCCTGCCTAACTTCATGAAAGTGATTCCTGCTGTGAGCATCAGCTATGTGGTCTACGAGTACATGAAAACCGGCCTGGGGATCTCCAAATGA
- the LOC111979810 gene encoding EEIG family member 2: MSFIMMKKKKFKFKVDFELDELSSVPFVNGVLFCKVRLLDRGFTKESSREQVQANCVRWRKRFSFLCKMSANAGTGVLDPCVCRVSVRKEMKGGKTFAKLGFADLNLSEFAGSGRTTRRCLLEGYDTKNSRQDNSILKVVISTQLMSGDPCFKTPPSTAMKLGLQQAEAECLHEDRKGGHTHTPTPCLPVPEPPGKCASVPDELGACGHSRTSSYASQQSKVSGYSTGHSRSSSLSELTHKRNPSAGSASTGIASIPEPSEDRGTERGEKEARSTPPVSVTCAYSPMHEHPPTPAKSSASERLSRHLMKQNSVESQLKRVDATRVDADDIVDKILQSQDFSHGLLDSSTEEEGLKLFVGPGGSTALGSQHTRVGAGPYEQVVIKR; this comes from the exons ATGTCGTTCATTATGATGAAGAAAAAGAAATTCAAATTTAAGGTAGATTTCGAGTTGGACGAACTATCTTCTGTTCCCTTTGTTAACGGGGTCTTGTTCTGCAAAGTACGACTGCTAGACCGAGGCTTTACAAAAGAGTCCTCTCG GGAGCAGGTCCAGGCTAACTGTGTGCGCTGGAGGAAGAGGTTCTCCTTCCTGTGTAAGATGAGTGCCAACGCCGGGACAGGAGTACTGGACCCCTGTGTGTGCCGGGTGTCTGTGCGCAAG GAAATGAAGGGTGGAAAgacctttgccaag ctGGGTTTTGCTGACCTGAACCTGTCAGAGTTTGCTGGCTCTGGCAGAACAACGCGCCGATGCTTACTAGAGGGTTACGACACCAAGAACTCCAGACAGGACAACTCTATACTCAAG GTTGTCATTAGTACACAGCTCATGTCTGGGGACCCCTGCTTTAAAAC GCCACCGTCCACGGCCATGAAACTGGGCCTTCAGCAGGCTGAGGCAGAGTGTCTCCACGAAGACAGGaagggaggacacacacacacaccaacaccctgCCTCCCCGtcccag AGCCCCCAGGGAAGTGTGCATCTGTTCCTGATGAACTGGGAGCATGTGGCCATTCTAGAACGTCCAGCTACGCCAGCCAACAGTCCAAAGTCTCAG GCTACAGCACAGGTCACTCGCGCTcttccagcctatcagagctcacGCACAAGAGGAATCCCTCAGCAGGCTCCGCCTCGACGGGCATTGCAAGCATTCCTGAACCCAGCGAGGACCGGGGGactgagaggggggagaaggaggctCGCTCTACACCCCCGGTCTCTGTCACCTGTGCCTACTCCCCCATGCATGAACATCCCCCCACCCCCGCAAAGAGCTCTGCCTCAGAGAGACTGAGCAG GCATCTGATGAAGCAGAACTCAGTGGAGTCTCAGCTGAAGAGAGTGGATGCTACCCGGGTGGATGCGGACGACATCGTGGATAAGATCCTCCAGAGCCAGGACTTCAGCCACGGCCTACTGGACTCCAGCACTGAGG AGGAGGGGCTCAAGCTGTTTGTTGGTCCTGGTGGAAGCACGGCGCTGGGCAGCCAGCACACCAG GGTTGGGGCTGGGCCCTACGAGCAGGTGGTGATCAAACGCTAG